TCACGGGCCACGTCCAGCAGATCGAGCGTGCCGGCCGTGCGCCACAGCTCACCCGCGACGTGGGGGCGGCTGCCCAGCACCAGGCGCCGGACCTGTTCGACGGCCTCCTCCCTGCCGTTCGGGCCGACGCCCAGCATTCGCGTGATCACCGTCGCCAGGTCGTTGCCCCGCAGGTTGCCCTCGGCGTCGAGCCCGCCGTAGGCGATGCGGCCCACCAGCGTCGACCGCGCCCGTTCCCGCAGGAACGCCACGCCGGCGGCCACCGATCCGCCGCCCAGCCCGGACACGATCGCCGACACGGCCGTGTTGACCAGCACGACGCCCGCGACGCGCTCCATCATCAGCTCGGGTCGGTCCGCGAGGCCGGCGAGGACCGCCATGCCGCCCATCGAATGGCCGACGACGACGGCCGGAGCACCGACGATCGCATCGAGGACCGTGGTGACATCCGAACCGATGGCCGAGGCCGTGTAGTCGCCCATCGCGGCATCGCGACTGTCGCCGTGGCCGCGCATGTCGAACGTGACGACGCGGTAGGCCCCTGAGAGCGCGCGCCGCTGCGCCTCCCAGATCTCCTGCGTCAGCGACAGCCCGTGGACCAGGACGATGCGGGGCGCGTCGACCGGTCCGCTCGCCGTCACGGCCAGAACGGTTCCGTCCGGAGCGGTCACGGTGAAGCGCTCGGTCGCCAGATCGTCGCCGGCGGTCAGCGCGGCCGGCCCGACCGGCGGGTCGACGACCGTGCGCTCGGCGAGGTAGCCGAGGACCGCGCCGCCGACCGCTCCGGCCGTCAGCGCGGCGATGCCGAGCAGCGACTGGCGCATCAGACGTCGCGCTCCGTGTATACCCGCGGAACCCGTGCGCCCACGGTGCTGACCACCTCGTACGTGATCGTGTCGAGCCACGCCGCCCAGTCGTCGGCCGTCACGGCCACCGCGCCCTGACGACCGATCAGCACGACCTCGTCGTCGATGCGGACGTCGTCGTCACCGGCGTCGAACAGGAACTGGTCCATCGTCACCCGGCCGACGATGGGTCGCCGGCGGCCGCCGACGACGACCTCGCCGCGACCACCCAGGAGCCGCGTCACGCCGTCGGCGTAGCCGGCCGGCACGGTGCCCAGCGTCGTCTCGCGCGGCGTGCGCCACGTGTGGCCGTAGCTGACAGCCTCGCCGGCGGCCACCCGCTTGACGAACGACGTGCGCGACAGCCAGCGCAGCGCGGGGCGCACCGGCACCTGGTGGATCAGTCCTCCCCCGGGATCCAGGCCGTACAGTGCGATCCCGCAGCGCACCATGTCGTAGTGGTCCTCCGGTCGCGTCAGCGTGCCCGCCGAGTTGCACAGGTGCACCAGGTCCGGCGCGAGCCCACGGGCGCGCACGACGTCGACGCCGGTGCGGAACCGGCGTGACTGCTCCGGGACTGACGCATGGTCTGGTTCGTCGGCGCACGCG
The genomic region above belongs to Euzebyales bacterium and contains:
- the alr gene encoding alanine racemase, which codes for MSGTRRAAVSPPGRPIGPARPTHLLDARATPSTTPPRQRPTWAEIDLAAITHNARTLRARAPGATFMAVVKADGYGHGMVPVARAALAGGTAWFAVALVEEARGLRDAGIDAPVLLLTEPPVAAIDALLDAHVTPTVYTPGFIRALDAAARRRGAGPLEVHLQLDTGMRRVGAPEDDWPALSDLLAGLDGVRVTGLWSHFACADEPDHASVPEQSRRFRTGVDVVRARGLAPDLVHLCNSAGTLTRPEDHYDMVRCGIALYGLDPGGGLIHQVPVRPALRWLSRTSFVKRVAAGEAVSYGHTWRTPRETTLGTVPAGYADGVTRLLGGRGEVVVGGRRRPIVGRVTMDQFLFDAGDDDVRIDDEVVLIGRQGAVAVTADDWAAWLDTITYEVVSTVGARVPRVYTERDV
- a CDS encoding alpha/beta hydrolase, with product MRQSLLGIAALTAGAVGGAVLGYLAERTVVDPPVGPAALTAGDDLATERFTVTAPDGTVLAVTASGPVDAPRIVLVHGLSLTQEIWEAQRRALSGAYRVVTFDMRGHGDSRDAAMGDYTASAIGSDVTTVLDAIVGAPAVVVGHSMGGMAVLAGLADRPELMMERVAGVVLVNTAVSAIVSGLGGGSVAAGVAFLRERARSTLVGRIAYGGLDAEGNLRGNDLATVITRMLGVGPNGREEAVEQVRRLVLGSRPHVAGELWRTAGTLDLLDVARELPVPALVIGGTRDRMLPAHHSRRLADTIPEVELIELADVGHVAMLERPDEVTSALTTFAQRVLGGNPSR